The following coding sequences are from one Rhinoderma darwinii isolate aRhiDar2 chromosome 1 unlocalized genomic scaffold, aRhiDar2.hap1 SUPER_1_unloc_25, whole genome shotgun sequence window:
- the LOC142671126 gene encoding oocyte zinc finger protein XlCOF29-like gives MDKHRNEMSRRILDFTLEIIYLLSGEEYTIVKKTSCDCTTPIIHESGGWSSSPITEPPPHSRIHEKKILELIYKMTELLTGEVTLLGNSTVTALEVSR, from the exons atggacaagcacaggaatgagatgagcagaagaatattagacttcaccttggagatcatctacctgctgagcggagag gagtacacaatagtgaagaagacatcgtgtgactgtacgactcccatcatccatgagtcaggaggatggagcagtagtcccatcacagagcctccccctcactcccggatacatgagaagaagatcttagaactgatctacaagatgacggagctgctgactggagaggtgacactgctgggaaattctacagtaaccgcACTGGAGGTGTCTCGGTGA